The Paenibacillus amylolyticus genome contains the following window.
GTCCAGCATCATGGGAATAGGCAGCGACGGAATGGAAGGCTGCAATACAGCCATCTCTGTTGAGGCTGGAAAGTGTACAAATCCTGCACGGATTGGAAGCTGCTCTACACGAATGTGATCCAGCACCCTGTACATCGTGTTGTTGCAGATATACGTGCCTGCTGTATTGGACACGGCAGCGGGAATGCCTGCTGCGGACATGTCATTAACCATGGCTCGGATCGGCAACGTGGAGAACAAACCGTCCGGGCTGCCGTCTACAATGGGCTCGTCCACCGGAGCCTGTCCCTGGTTATCCGCGTAGGAGCCGGCCGGAATGTCTTTGACATTCACGGCGATTCGCTCCGGTGTGATGCATGTTCTGCCCTTGGCCAGCCCGCAAGCGATGACGACGTCAGGCTGATATGCTTTCATCTCTGCGATCAGCAGGTCTGCACATTCATCGAAGTGTACAGGCAACAGCACTGTTTTTAGCTCAGCACCCTCCATCACTTCGTTCGCAAGGACTTCCATTAACGCTCCTGTTGGATTCACCGTATCCCCGCCAAAAGGTTCAAACCCGGATATCAGAATCTTCACTATCATATGTCAGCTCCCTTCTGTTACTCCGATTTGTAACGCAATCCCCACTGACCCCGAATCGTATCCATCAGCTTCATGATTTCCAGGGACTCGTCCAGTTTGATGGTATTGCTCTCCGTACGGCCTTCCAAGATACAACGTCCTGCTTCTTCTGCCTCAAAAGCATAACCAATACATGTCCGATCATCCGTGAACTTCTCCGGCTCGTCCTGACCATTCACATGCAGATAGGCTTCTTTGCCCGCCAGGAATAAAGGCAGACGTATCTTGCCTTCCGTACCGTATATGACCGCTTCATTGCTGAGGTTCAGACGAATGGCCGCACTCAATGAGGCAGAACGTCCCTCGGAATAGGATAACAACACCGAAAACTGCTCATCCACACCCGTCTCACCGATATTGGCTGTACTCCATACATGCTGGGGCTGTTCGCCAAAGATCATTGAAGCAAAGGAGATCGGGTACACCCCTGCATCAAGCAAAGCTCCCCCACCCAGATCCGGATTAAGCAACCTTCCTTCCGGCTCCCAGCCGACACGGAATCCAAAGTCTGCCTGAAGCAAACGTACTTCACCGATTCGTCCTTCTGCAATCCATGCTCGGGCTTGAGCGATCGGCGGCAAAAAGCGTGTCCACATCCCTTCCATCAGGAAAAGGTTGCGCTCCCGTGCCGTCTCCACCAGTTGCTCCAATTGACGCGCATTCATCGTGAACGGCTTTTCACAGAGCACCGCCTTGCCTGCCTCCAGACAAGCCATCACATTTTCCTTATGCACAGGATGAGGCGTTGCCACATAGATAATATCCACTTCAGGATCTTGCAGCATCTCATCATACGAGCCGTAAGCGCGTGCAAAACCATATTCAGCTGCAAACTTCTCCGCGCTTCCCGCCGTCCGTGAACCTACCGCTGCTTTCACCGCGTTCCCGGCATGCTCCAGATCCTTTGCGAACTGGGATGCAATCCAGCCCGTGCCCATAATGCCCCAACGTACTTTGTCCCGTCCCACTACTTCTGTCATATCAAAGCCTCCCTACTGCAAATTTAGTTGAAAAGGTTCATGATTCAGATCAGGCCAACATGATATCCCCTTTATTTTACCAAAAGAAACGCTCGCGTCAGAAAACGTTTTCGATTATTCACTTCATTTACGTTCATGAGACTTCCACCTCATCAGCACCTCGAACATATTGGTGTACATTTCAATTCTTCATTAGATTTGCTAAGATTATCAGCAGACCAGGGCCAAGAGGTCTTGTCCTGTGCATGCTTGTAACAAGCAATAATTCGGTTAGATCAACCATCACACCTGATCAACCACATCCGATCCCTGTCTTACAGGTATATAAAAATATCGACTATACTGCGAACGGGCCCTGACAGACAACGCAGCCAATAATTATACTTCAGCGTTTCCGAGCTGACGGTAAGCTCTTGGTATAGTTTTCACAAAGCGCGATCCAGAATCTGCACATGTGTCCACACGGCACGATCCGGGTATATGCCCCTGTTCAATCCATACAATTCTTGCCTAATGCCACGCGTATCAATAGATGTTCAAGAAAAACGTTCAGGTCCACAAAAATATAGCACGTTCCAGCTTCAATCATGACCTAAATAGCTGTTCAATCATGACCTAAATAACTGTTCAAAAGAAAGGAGGTCGCATCGCAATATGACTATCATCCCAGGTACCACCGCCAACAGCAGCATAACATCACACCTGTTGGATCAGCAGACAAGTCCCACATCAGGTAAGGAATCCTCAACCCGTACAGACCTGGATGCATTCCTGAAGGATATCCTGATCGAATTCCGACAGGCAGAACAGATCATAACCCGTGGGAAATGGCGCTGGTCCACAACGGAGCTTGCTCATCATACGTTCATATATATGCACAAATTCACGGGCACAATGATCATGAATGGGACTGAATCCCACGTGGCTCGCAAATCAGCTTGTCTGTGCACACCCGGCACCGCAATTGAACTGATCGGAGATGAAGACCATGATATTGAACTGTATATCATTCACTTCGATCTGTATCGGGCTACGGAGAAGACCAAAGCCAGACGCATCTACGAACGTGAACTCAGTTCACCGATTACAGGCTGGATTCAGGGTCCCTTTTACGGTATACAGCGCATTGCCGTGCAGCTTACACAACTTAATAACGATAATTCGCAAAAAGACTTGAAAGCACAGCTCTTCCTGACGGAACTGTTGCATATGCTCTGGCCCCAAGAAGACCCGACTGACGTAGTGGCTGGACAGGAGGAACCCGAACAGTGGCTCAGGTCCACCCTGCAATACATGCGCGAAAACTATATGCACGAGATCAAGCTGGAAAAGCTGGCCGAACTGGCTGACATGCATCCGTCCTATTACTCGCAGCTATTCAAGAGCCGCATGCAAAAGAATCCGATTGAATACATCACTCATCTGCGTATGAACCGGGCCAAGGAATTGCTGCTCACTTCCGATCTGCGTATCCGTGATGTGGCTCGTGAAGTGGGTTACCGTGACGAATTCTATTTCAGCCGACGTTTCCGGAACCATGCTGGCTATGCGCCCACTTCCTATGCGAAGCAGGTCCATCGAAATATCGTGTCGCTCTCCTACCCATACACGGATCACCTGATGACACTTGGTATCACGCCATGTGCGGCTCAGATTCAAGGCCATCTGCCTCATATGCCCAAATCGCTGACGCTGCCCTTCCACGCTTATGAACCTTGGGAACAGGGGCGTCAGGCTTTCCTGGATGTGAATCCCGAATTGATTCTGACCAAGGACAATGCCACTGCAAAAGCCATGGAGCATATTGGCGATGTCGCCCCCATCATCACGATTCCCTGGAACCAGACTGACGTCTTCGGTCATCTGCATCAGATCGCATCGATTGTGGATCGTACCCAAGCCGCGACAGATTGGCTGGATCGACATGAGCGCAAAGCCGAGCGTGCACGCAAAAAAATGAAGGAACTCGTCGGAGATATTACCGTCACTGTTGGCACGTTAACGCCTAAAGGTCCCCGGATGTATAGCCATCGCAACTTCGGACATGTCTTCTATCGCAGTCTGCAATTGGCCGCTCCGCAGCGGATTCAGCGCGAACTGGCTGGCAAATCACCCGGCGTCGGATTCAACTGGTTACCCTTCACACCAGGAGAATGGGATGGACTGGAGGCAGATGTGTTGGTACTTGCGATTAATTCCATGCACAAAAAGGCAACACTGTTGAAAGAGATGGCATCGAATCCACTATGGAACAGCCATCCTGCGGTAAAAAACGGACGTGTGCATCTCATCGACTGGAACTCATGGGTCGTATATGCTCCATATTCCATCAACATCCAGCTCGATGAAGCGCTCTCTATGTTGACGAACAAACCTTCACTTTTGTAATCTAAAAAATGTCCATCTCCCAAATCTTAATTTATGCCATGTACGGGCCTGAATTAAGATTCTATAATGTTGACTAATTGATAATGATAATCAATAACAATGAAATTCGTTGTTGGTACCAAAGGAGTGACCCGTATTCAATATCCGGGACTGCCACATCGTCCATCTAATTCAAAAAAGTCTGCGGTAACCGTTGGGCTGACGTTTTTGTCTGCCATAGCCATACTGCTGCTAAGTATGTTTGTCGCCATCTCGTTAGGGGCCAAAGGGCTAACGCTGGAAACCGTATGGGGTGCCATATTTCAGTACGACCCGGCTCTGACACCACACCAGATTATTCATGAATTGCGGCTGCCTCGTGTGCTTGCAGCAGTTATCATCGGCGCTGCCTTTGCCGTTGCTGGGGCTCTAATGCAAGGCATTACGCGTAATCCGCTGGCAGACACGGGCATTCTGGGCATTAATGCCGGAGCCACTTTTGTCGTAGCCTTGAGCTTTGCCTTTTGGCCTGGACTATCCTACGGCTGGATCATGGTTTTGTCATTCCTGGGGGCTGTTCTGGGCACACTGCTCATCTTCCTGCTTGGAATGGCAGCACCTGGTGGTCTGAATTCCATCAGACTGACCGTTGCCGGGGCCGTAATTGCAGCCATGTTAACCTCGCTCAGCACAGGCGTTGCCATTTATTTTGACCTGAGTCAGGATCTGGCCTTCTGGTATGCGGGAGGGTTTGGCGGAATGGAGTGGCGGCATCTGAAGCTGATTCTTCCTGTGCTGCTCGTAACGCTGGTGCTGATTATGCCACTCGCCCGGCGTGTATCCCTTATGTCACTTGGTGAGGAAGTGGCGATAAATCTCGGGATCAACCTGCGCTGGACGAGGTTTCTCGCCCTCACAGCAGTTGTTGTGCTGGCTGGTGTGTCCGTGTCGGCAGTAGGCTCGATTGGATTTGTCGGACTCGTCATCCCCCATATCTCCCGCAAACTGGTGGGTGTGGATTATCGACTTATCATTCCGATGTCTTCTCTGCTTGGAGCGATATTACTGGTGCTCGCCGATCTGGGCTCACGCATCGTGAATCCGCCGGAGGAACTCGCAGTAGGCATCATGGTCGCTTTTGTAGGTGTACCGTTCTTCCTCTATCTGGCCCGTAAAGAAAGGAGGGCCTTGTAACGATGAACTTCAATACACCTTCACGATCACGGGGTAAACGTTCGATAGTCGTCAGCATCACACTGCTCTGCATCGCTATTGCCGTTATGGTGATCAGCCTGAACACGGGAACCATTCGCCTCTCCCCGGTAGCTGTGTTGCAGACCTTGCTTGGTCATGGCAGTTCGGATGATCAGATCGTACTGTTTGATTACCGACTGCCTCGCATCCTGGTCACTGTACTGGCCGGAGCCGGACTGGGCATTGCCGGAGCGGCCTTGCAAGGAATCACTCGCAACCCTCTGGCGGACCCGGGCATTCTGGGCTTACATGCGGGGCAGCGTTCGGACTCATGGTGTTTGTTAGCCTGTCCTTTACAATGGATGGCTCTGTAGCCTTATTCATTCCATTGTTTGCTTTTGCAGGCAGTGTTGCCGCCGCCCTGATCATCATGCTGTTATCTTATGATCGCCATAACGGCGTATCTCCCATGAAGCTGATTCTGGTGGGAATCGCGGTAGCGGCCGGGTTCCATGCGTTGACCCTCTACTTATCCCTGCGTTTGGATGAAGACACCTATTCCTTTGCCGCTCGCTGGCTGGCGGGTAGCGTCTGGGGCCGGGATTGGATTCATGTGCAAGCGTTGCTTCCCTGGGTGGTGTTATGCATCTCGTACATTTGGAGTCGATCCAAAACGCTTGATGCCTTCAATCTTGGAGATGCTGCCGCAACCAGTATCGGGACACCGGTTCGATCCCAGCGTGTGATTTTGCTGCTCTGCACCGTGGCTTTGTCTGCCGTCAGTGTATCGATGGCCGGGGGAATTGGCTTTATCGGTCTGGCCGCACCACATCTGGCGCGCAGACTTGTCGGTCCGATGCATCGGCATCTGATCCCTGCCTGCCGGGCTCATCGGCATGGTCATTCTGGTGAGCGCTGATACAATCGGGCGAACGATCTTTCAGCCTAACGCCATTCCGGCAGGTGTAGTGGTTGCCGCGATTGGTGCACCTTACTTTTTGTACCTGTTAGTACGAAGCAAGTGATCTTTTTTTCACAAAAACAATAATTACATCCCAGAGATGTTCAAGGAGAATGTGACTACCCATGTTAAAGAAAAACCTTATGCTTGTCATGAGTATCTGTCTGGTGCTTGTGCTCGCTGCCTGTGGAACGGCCAATAATTCATCAACTGCTTCCGGTGGTTCATCCACAGATACCTCAACCGAGAATCAAGGCAATAGTTCAAGTTCGGGAGAGCCACGTATTGCCTCCATGTCGATCCATTTGACCAATGATCTGCTGTCTCTCGGTATTACGCCGGTGGGTTCCGTTATTGGCGGTGAAGCCAAAGGTTTCCTGTCCCATGTTGCGGATCGCCTTCAAAATACAACGCCACTTGGTCCGGTTAAAGACCCGGATATGGAAGCTTTGCTTGCCCTGAAACCCGATGTAATCTATCTGGATGAAGAATTCTCTGGTGATGATATTGCCAAATTCGAGAAAATTGCTCCAGTGCATGTTTTCAACATGGATGACGGTACATGGCGCGACCACCTGAAGGACATTGGCAAACTCGTGAATCGCGAGAAGGAAGCCGAGCAATACATTCAGGACTACGCGACCGAAACGGAAGAAGTAAAATCTCTCATTCATGACACGATTGGTGATGGTACCGTCATGGCGATTCGTGTTACTGCCAAAGAGTTGCGTGTGTTCAGTACACGCCGTCCCATGGGTCCCATTTTGTATGAGGATCTCGGTCTGACGCCTGCCAAAGGCATTACGGATATCGATTCAACCAAACCGTACCAGGTCGTCTCTCGTGAAATATTGCCGGACTATAATGCAGATGCGATCTTTGTGGTTGTGAATTCGGATGATGAAGCCCAAACCATGTTCAAGGAGCTGCAAAACAATCCGATCTGGCAAGGTCTGAAAGCAGTCAAAGCCGGTCATGTCTACCCGATAGGGGCACAACCTTGGCTAGATTACTCATCGATTGGTAATAAAATGGCCATGGATGAAGCGAAAGAAATGTTCTCCAAAAAATAACCAAAAAACCTCACTTTGAGCTCGGAACAACGTTGGTATGAATCATACTGACGCTCTATTCCGGTCAAAGCCGAGGTTTTTTCTTTTGAATCTGTCAGCAAGCTGCAATCTACCTTTTCCACTCGGTGTACTCACACTGTGCAGACAATAATCTCAATATCCGTATCGGCAAAAGTTTCCTGAATAATTGGGTTGACTTTCTCCCATTTCAGTCTGTCCAACCCGCATCCAATCCGGGGCATCGCCAGTTTCGTAATCCCTTCCATTACACATACGTCACGCATGGATTCAACCGCATTCGTCAACGATTGGTATGTTGGCTTGTTGGAGAACTTTGCTTTGGTGACCAGATTGAGCGTCCGCCCTACCGGATAACATCGTCCAATCTCAAGCGGCTCTAGTTTGGCCTGTTCTTGAAGATTTTCCAATCCAAAACGCTCCCGGAACTGTACGGCAATACCCTTGCCCATCCTTGCATCGGCTGATATGCAGTGCGCAAGCGAATAATCATCTCCCAGATCGAATAAATCCTGTTGTCTCTCATGAAACTGCATGTCATCTCTCTCCTTTATCATATTTACACAGACATTATCCCTGACAGAATACCCTTCCAAGTCGCTGTTATCCCCAGGTTTTTCTGTCTTCTCCGTTATCGTGCAATTGATTAGTTCAACATATCGAGATCCTTATTTTATTAATTATGCCTCTGCCAAAATACGTTGAAATGCCTTCAAAGTTCTCTGACCTGCTGATCGATCATATATGGCAAATACAATGCGTTCAAAGGCGTCCTTACATGCCTCTCCCACTAACACATCATGAAAATACTTCGCCACTACTGCCGGTTCATTACGAAATACGCCGCAACCATACGCACCGAGAACAATCGTGCGGTGACTATTCGCAGCAGCCACGTCCAGAATATAACGGATGCGTTCCTTCATCACCGACTCAATCTGTAGATTATCCGCTTCTCCACGCTCTTTCACCACACCCGCATTCACCGCCGGCGCAGTAATGAATGAGGATACATAATATTTGTCCAGTAGCCGGTCTTCATCATCACGGATCACCGGAACATCTGGTGAATAGATCATATAATGCGAATAGAGAGCCGATCGCTGTTTGCGATTGTAATCGTACATTTCATTCATTTGTGCGATGCAAGGATATAGGCCTGTCGCTCGGGCCAGACTCTCTTCCTGTGCCTGACTTCCGCCTAGGAAGCCGCCGCCCGGATTTTTCGCCGATGCAAAGTTTAGACAGACCACATCTTCTCTTCCTTCAGCTACCGTCAAACGTGAAGCAGCTCCAAGTGTAGTCTCGCCAGTAACTTCAATGCGACCCGGTACAGCCTCAACTTCAGATGATGGGGTCGTAGGTTGGGTTGCAACGTAAGCTTCTGTACGACGCTTTTCTCTGAGCGCGGACAATGCTGCTGGACGGTATAAGACCGAATTACGGATGGCTTGCTGCACATCGGTACCGATCCCAACCTTGCGATCATACCCGTTTACGTAATACCCTTCATCCAAAATAGCCAACGTCTGCTGTGCGATATTAGCCCGCTTGGAACGTGAACTGGAGCCGCCATTACCTGTTGATCTATCGAGTTTATTATTGTTGTTATACTGCTCACTGTTATCTTTGCTATTTTTGTTATTGCTGCTATTGTTTTTATCCTGTTGTTGATCACTCATCTGAATCACTTCCTATATCTTCTCTTAGACGGGTCAGAATCTCACCCAGCCAGTTGGTTCCCCGCCATGTTCTTCGATTGCGAATGCGCGGGTCTTCCTCCGCCAGTCCAACACCCCAGATGCGATCATCCGGACTTGCTTCCACAAGGGTCGTTCCACGAGTGGCGCGCAGCGCGGTTAGCAGTTCTTCGTTTTGTGTGAATTTGGCCAAATTGCCCTCGTAAACAATGCGCTGGCACTCAGCTTCCCATAACGTCTGGTCGAAACCTACGACCTGTCTGCCCAGCTTTTTTGTACCGAAGCAGAGTTTGTCTTCAGAATCTTATCTGCGATGGTCTGATCGCCAAACAGCAGTGCTTTCTGATGCATCATGTATTGCTCCGCACTCGTGTAGTGAACCCCGTTCATGGTAAAATCCGCCGGGTGCCACTGTGAGAACGGAGATGCAGTCCGCCAGAAAAACGTAAACTTTTCCATCCATATCCCCTCTTTACTTGATCCTCATGTATGCAATTATCCCGCGAAATTCTTGAATGGCTTCAAATGAATGACTTCATTCGATTTAGTTGATACATGCCATCTTCTATATGTTTTGCCTCTCTGGATTCAATCTGTATAAACGGGATGGGCGATGACCGGCACTGCTCGCATACTCTCCTGTCTCAATGACCCAATCGGCGATTTTGCGCCGGAAAGCGGCAGCCAGCAGTTTTTTGCCACTGATAATCTCATGTACTTTCTGAAGTGAAGTAAGTGTAAACGTCTCCGGCATCAGATTGAATGCAATATCCGTGTATTCGATCTTGGATCGCAGACGTTCAAGCGCATAATGAATGATTTTGGCATGATCAAATGCAATCCCCTCAACCTCCCCTAACGCCATGCGATGGCTCCGTACTTTTCCTTCTATCGTTTCTCTCGTCTCAATAATGGCCGACAACTCTTCCGTTTCATTAGTCAAAATCAACTGCAACCTGCGTTCTGTCACACGTCCACGCTCATGGATATGGCGCTTCTCTTCCAGCAGACGCTGCTCCACCCGAAACCAACTGGCCTCACTGGCATCATCGCCTGCCTGAAGCTCCAGCTCGCTGCTATCCACCAGCGCCATATAGGAACAGCTAATGACCCGTGTACGTGGATCTCGCTCCACATCTCCCCAGGTGTACAGTTGCTCCAGATAGATATCATCCAGCCCTGTCTCCGTCAACAATTCCCGCCGAGCAGCATCTTCCAACGATTCCTGCATGGAGACAAATCCGCCCGGTAACGCCCACTGTCCCAGATAGGGATGGCCGCCCCGCCGAATCAGCAGCAACTGGAGTTCGGGCTCCGCCAGCTTGCGATAATTCTCCTGAGCTTCGCTGCGGATTGTAAATACCAACATGTCCACGGTGACGGAAGGACGTTCGTAATCGCCAGCATCATAACTGTCCAGAAATTGTTCTTCACTGATATGTGCCTGATCCTGATGCTCCCGGTAATCGGGAGCTTCCCCTCCAGAGGAGCCTTCGTAAGTCATACTATTCAAACTCCATTCTGTTATTAACGTTTTGTTATTAACAATTAGATAATATCAATTTATCACATTATTTTAACCCAGGTCAATCTTTCCAGTCCAAAATAAATGATCTGTATTCACTTGACGGTATATCAAATCAAACTTAAGATTTAGTTAGTCAACTAACTAAATGATGTGTTCAAAAAGTCTAGTTTTCAGTATCGAGAAGATGGAATGAAGGTAGAAATGGAGTAGATGATATGAACCCAATCCAAAATGATCGGTTAACGAGACAGCTAGCCGAGCTCGTGAAACTGAAACGCTACAAGGTTCATGAGAAACTTGTGAATCACCCCGAGTTATACCCGGGCAGCCGCCTTTGTTGTTCCAGCTTGAACGGGAGGATGGCCAATCCCAGAAAAATCTGGCTGAACAACTTCAGCGTAGTCCCGCCACCGTAACCGTCATGCTCAAGCGCATGGAATCTTCCGGTTATGTGAGACGCGAAGCAGACCCGAAGGATCTGCGCAGTCTGCGGGTATACCTGACGGATCAGGGGCGCTCCGCGCTGCAAGAATTGAGACAAGTGATTCAGGAGTTGGAACAGCAAGCCCAGAAAGATTTTACACCGGAAGAATCCCGGATCATGTCTCTACTTGCACAACGTATGCTCCAAAACCTGCGTGAAGCTTGAGTTGATCCAGACTCTCGACATCGCTAACAACAACTTGTTTCAATTAACTGCATCACTGCCTAAATGGAGTTTGGTAACTGATTATAGACAATTTGAACCGTTTTGATCTATACCTAGCGTTGATTGAAACAGAATGAAATGGATTCCATTTATGCATTAAAGATTGAGGTGATTCCCGATTGTGGACGTTAAAACGATTCTTGACCCCGTATAAGTCGGCGGCGATCATCGCCCCGCTGCTCATGGTACTTGAGGTAACCATGGACCTGCTCCAGCCCAAGCTGATGTCCAGCATCGTGGATAATGGCGTACTTGCAGGGAACCTGCCCCATATTGTGACTACAGGTCTGATCATGCTGCTTGTTGCATTAGTCGGCTGGGTTGGCGGCGCAGGCTGCACACTCTATTCAAGCAAAGCTGCCGTGGGATACGGCACGGATCTGCGTCAGGAACTGTTTGACCATATTCAGACCTTCTCCTTCCGCAACCTGGATACGTTTCAGGAAGGATCTCTGATTACGCGTCTGACCAGTGATATTACCCAGATGCAAACCTTTGTACAAATGCTGCTGCGGATGTTCATCCGTTCGCCGATGCTGATCATCGGCAGTATCATCATGGCATTTACAATTAGTGTGAAGCTGGCTTTGATTCTTATTGCCACTGTGCCCGTACTGTTTATGATTTTATTTATTCTGATAAAAGCTTCCTATCCGCTGTTCGCCAGTGTTCAGAGCAAGCTTGATCAGGTCAACGCTGTGCTCCAGGAGAATCTTGCCGGCATCCGTGTCGTCAAGGCGTTTGCACGTGCACGTCTGGAGAAAAAACGGTTCAAGCAATCCAACGAAGATTACACTTCAACCGCCGTCAAAGCCTGGCGTATAGTCACGCTGAATGCACCCGTGCTCAGCCTGATGCCGAACGCTACCATTGTAGCGGTGCTGTGGTTCGGAGGCTTTCAGGTAGTTGGAGGCGATATTGCTGCCGGAGATCTGATTGCTTTTATCAACTATGTCACGGTTGTACTCTCTTCCCTCACGTCGATCGGCATGATGATGATGAGCTCTCTCGCGCCAAGGTGTCTGCTGCCCGGCTCAACGAGGTGTTACATACACAGCCAGATATTCAATCGGGAACCGATAACTCCAGGAAAGTACAGCCACTGTCGTCTATCCGGGATCAGAACTCATACCAATCGTCTCCCTTCCCCTCACACACAGGCGGTCAAGTGGAGTTCCGAGACGTATCCTTCCGTTATGACGGAGAACATGCACTTACCGGTATTAATCTGATCGCCCGTCCGGGGAGAAAGTGGCCCTGATCGGTTCAACAGGTTCAGGCAAAACCTCGCTGGTGCAGCTTATTCC
Protein-coding sequences here:
- a CDS encoding pyroglutamyl-peptidase I yields the protein MKILISGFEPFGGDTVNPTGALMEVLANEVMEGAELKTVLLPVHFDECADLLIAEMKAYQPDVVIACGLAKGRTCITPERIAVNVKDIPAGSYADNQGQAPVDEPIVDGSPDGLFSTLPIRAMVNDMSAAGIPAAVSNTAGTYICNNTMYRVLDHIRVEQLPIRAGFVHFPASTEMAVLQPSIPSLPIPMMLDALRIMIRTVVAES
- a CDS encoding iron ABC transporter permease, translating into MKFVVGTKGVTRIQYPGLPHRPSNSKKSAVTVGLTFLSAIAILLLSMFVAISLGAKGLTLETVWGAIFQYDPALTPHQIIHELRLPRVLAAVIIGAAFAVAGALMQGITRNPLADTGILGINAGATFVVALSFAFWPGLSYGWIMVLSFLGAVLGTLLIFLLGMAAPGGLNSIRLTVAGAVIAAMLTSLSTGVAIYFDLSQDLAFWYAGGFGGMEWRHLKLILPVLLVTLVLIMPLARRVSLMSLGEEVAINLGINLRWTRFLALTAVVVLAGVSVSAVGSIGFVGLVIPHISRKLVGVDYRLIIPMSSLLGAILLVLADLGSRIVNPPEELAVGIMVAFVGVPFFLYLARKERRAL
- a CDS encoding TIGR02452 family protein is translated as MSDQQQDKNNSSNNKNSKDNSEQYNNNNKLDRSTGNGGSSSRSKRANIAQQTLAILDEGYYVNGYDRKVGIGTDVQQAIRNSVLYRPAALSALREKRRTEAYVATQPTTPSSEVEAVPGRIEVTGETTLGAASRLTVAEGREDVVCLNFASAKNPGGGFLGGSQAQEESLARATGLYPCIAQMNEMYDYNRKQRSALYSHYMIYSPDVPVIRDDEDRLLDKYYVSSFITAPAVNAGVVKERGEADNLQIESVMKERIRYILDVAAANSHRTIVLGAYGCGVFRNEPAVVAKYFHDVLVGEACKDAFERIVFAIYDRSAGQRTLKAFQRILAEA
- a CDS encoding MarR family transcriptional regulator, with translation MFQLEREDGQSQKNLAEQLQRSPATVTVMLKRMESSGYVRREADPKDLRSLRVYLTDQGRSALQELRQVIQELEQQAQKDFTPEESRIMSLLAQRMLQNLREA
- a CDS encoding AraC family transcriptional regulator, giving the protein MTIIPGTTANSSITSHLLDQQTSPTSGKESSTRTDLDAFLKDILIEFRQAEQIITRGKWRWSTTELAHHTFIYMHKFTGTMIMNGTESHVARKSACLCTPGTAIELIGDEDHDIELYIIHFDLYRATEKTKARRIYERELSSPITGWIQGPFYGIQRIAVQLTQLNNDNSQKDLKAQLFLTELLHMLWPQEDPTDVVAGQEEPEQWLRSTLQYMRENYMHEIKLEKLAELADMHPSYYSQLFKSRMQKNPIEYITHLRMNRAKELLLTSDLRIRDVAREVGYRDEFYFSRRFRNHAGYAPTSYAKQVHRNIVSLSYPYTDHLMTLGITPCAAQIQGHLPHMPKSLTLPFHAYEPWEQGRQAFLDVNPELILTKDNATAKAMEHIGDVAPIITIPWNQTDVFGHLHQIASIVDRTQAATDWLDRHERKAERARKKMKELVGDITVTVGTLTPKGPRMYSHRNFGHVFYRSLQLAAPQRIQRELAGKSPGVGFNWLPFTPGEWDGLEADVLVLAINSMHKKATLLKEMASNPLWNSHPAVKNGRVHLIDWNSWVVYAPYSINIQLDEALSMLTNKPSLL
- a CDS encoding macro domain-containing protein, whose product is MQFHERQQDLFDLGDDYSLAHCISADARMGKGIAVQFRERFGLENLQEQAKLEPLEIGRCYPVGRTLNLVTKAKFSNKPTYQSLTNAVESMRDVCVMEGITKLAMPRIGCGLDRLKWEKVNPIIQETFADTDIEIIVCTV
- a CDS encoding iron-hydroxamate ABC transporter substrate-binding protein codes for the protein MLKKNLMLVMSICLVLVLAACGTANNSSTASGGSSTDTSTENQGNSSSSGEPRIASMSIHLTNDLLSLGITPVGSVIGGEAKGFLSHVADRLQNTTPLGPVKDPDMEALLALKPDVIYLDEEFSGDDIAKFEKIAPVHVFNMDDGTWRDHLKDIGKLVNREKEAEQYIQDYATETEEVKSLIHDTIGDGTVMAIRVTAKELRVFSTRRPMGPILYEDLGLTPAKGITDIDSTKPYQVVSREILPDYNADAIFVVVNSDDEAQTMFKELQNNPIWQGLKAVKAGHVYPIGAQPWLDYSSIGNKMAMDEAKEMFSKK
- a CDS encoding iron chelate uptake ABC transporter family permease subunit; translation: MSADTIGRTIFQPNAIPAGVVVAAIGAPYFLYLLVRSK
- a CDS encoding Gfo/Idh/MocA family oxidoreductase: MTEVVGRDKVRWGIMGTGWIASQFAKDLEHAGNAVKAAVGSRTAGSAEKFAAEYGFARAYGSYDEMLQDPEVDIIYVATPHPVHKENVMACLEAGKAVLCEKPFTMNARQLEQLVETARERNLFLMEGMWTRFLPPIAQARAWIAEGRIGEVRLLQADFGFRVGWEPEGRLLNPDLGGGALLDAGVYPISFASMIFGEQPQHVWSTANIGETGVDEQFSVLLSYSEGRSASLSAAIRLNLSNEAVIYGTEGKIRLPLFLAGKEAYLHVNGQDEPEKFTDDRTCIGYAFEAEEAGRCILEGRTESNTIKLDESLEIMKLMDTIRGQWGLRYKSE
- a CDS encoding NUDIX domain-containing protein, whose product is MTYEGSSGGEAPDYREHQDQAHISEEQFLDSYDAGDYERPSVTVDMLVFTIRSEAQENYRKLAEPELQLLLIRRGGHPYLGQWALPGGFVSMQESLEDAARRELLTETGLDDIYLEQLYTWGDVERDPRTRVISCSYMALVDSSELELQAGDDASEASWFRVEQRLLEEKRHIHERGRVTERRLQLILTNETEELSAIIETRETIEGKVRSHRMALGEVEGIAFDHAKIIHYALERLRSKIEYTDIAFNLMPETFTLTSLQKVHEIISGKKLLAAAFRRKIADWVIETGEYASSAGHRPSRLYRLNPERQNI